CCGGATGGGCCTTAGGACCGTCCTGTCggggcaaccaatcacgcccttagAGCTCGCCTACAGAGTACAGACACTCACTAGGCATTAGTAGTTGTCTAGTTCACTGCACACGCCAGCCAAACGGCAGGGAAGGTATAATCGAGAGGAACATGCAAACTGTCTGTCTTCCTCACCAAACACAGATACCAATACGCGTGCAAGCTATTACTACTACCCCAACAAGTTTAACATGTTGTCGACCATTTGTGACGCACCTACGTGGTTGTAATTTTAGCTGTTTGCACAACAGAGTGAGGCAAAATCATTTTGTTGCGTGAGCTTTGCAGGTGGCGAAGGAGCAGGcggaaaggagggagacggcgaAGCAAATGTTTGAATTGGGGCAAAGGGCTTACGGGAAAGGAATGTATGGACGCTCAATTGAATTCTTGGAGGGTGCACTCACTATCATACGTccctcctctctcctcggtgGCGAGGTAATATCTCTGCAGTTGAGATTTCTGTAGTTTTCTCATCTCTGGCTGTATGCCAAATAACTCTTTTGAGTGAGTTGAATGAGAAAACCTATGGCTAAAATTCTGTAGCCATCTTTGTGATTCAGTGTGTATCTTTTTCCAGATCCAAATTTGGCTTGCAATGGCATATGAAGCCAATAGGAGGCACACGGATTGCATTGCATTGTACAAAGAGTTAGAGAGTAGCCACCCTATGATCAACATCAGGCGGCAGGCAGCTGAACTTAGATACATTTTAGAGGCACCTAAGTTGAAGATATCAAATGACGAGGTGGTCACAATACCACAAATTGGGAGCAGCTGGGATTGGTTAGTTATCTATTTGAGAGACTGCTATTTCCCTTCCCCATCTCCATGCCATTTGGCTCTGGAATTTACTTTTTGTGTACGTGGGCATAAATTTGTTTGTGCCTTATAATTGTTCTACCCAAATAAAGAGGTTCTTCGCGTTCCCCATCACTTTGCGTGAAGGAACTTTGCCGGTTGCGAAAAGCCAGATAAATATGAAGTTGTAGTCACGTCAAGTCTGCAAACACTTCTTTCTATTGAAATTATGTATATTTATCTGTATCTTTTTGCCTGTATGGTGCTTGTGATCTGCTTGAAATCTCACTCATATGGTGTTTATATTCTTATATCATTCTCTTTTTGACTGAAGGCTGAATGGTGAATCCTTCAGCTTGTAACTAAtgtctagtttttttttcattgttTCTTTAAACCTGCATGGGGCTATGACAAGTGTTCGTGACACATCTTTCCATAGAGAAGATATAGCTACCTGGTTATCTTTGTTGACATCATTCTTTAGCTACTATACATCCTAGAACCAATAACCTTTTCTTACCCCTGATTTAGCTACTATGCATCATTCTTTAGCTACCATACATCATTCtttagttactatgcatcattcTTTAGTACCTGATTTAAATGCTTAAACTGGAGATAATTGCCACCATTGTAAACAGTTGCAAAGCATCCCCTTCCATGGAAGCTTTTTCAGTTTTGCATGATGCTGCTTTCCTATCCCCATGATTTCATTTCAAGCAATGTAGAGTGATCCACAATCTCATTCATATCTTACTATATCATGATACTTGGCATTATGTGAATCAGGTATGCTGGAACATGGAGTGACAAAATCAAGGAACAAGAAGacaggaaaagaaagatgattgCTGCTAGCAACCAAGTTCAACCTTCTCCAAACATCTTTGGAGACTTCTCTTTCTTGCGACTGCCAAATGAATGGAAGAAGAGTGCATGGGTGATTGTTACTTTGTGGGTCCTTTTGATTGGAACAGCAATCTATCTGCAGACATGAACAACTCCTGCAACTCTGAAACATGCCACTCGCATCTTTGCCAGGCACTGATCCATGGTTCAAACCCAGAGATGTTGCTAATATGGCCGTGTCTCAGACTGCTCTAAGACAAGATAGGAGTTGATACGTGCTCTGAAAGATATATCTTCCGGATTGGCATGGGCCATTTGTCATTTGAAGATCTTCTTTTGCTGCAATGTAAATACTAACTACTGTAACTAGCAATGCAAGCAGATGTCATCTAGTTCAATTGATTAGCAATCCATCTGTCTGCTCATATACGCTTGATAGTATTGCACCTGGAGACATGGAGTTGATTTGTTAGTACCTTGGTAGTTGATACGTGCTCTGAAAGATATATATAGTGTCGGACTTGTCATTACTCTGTTTAGACTAAGAGTTGCACTTTGGAAATCAGGGGATCATTTGAAGTTCGATGACAATGTCAAACATTTCTTAACTCCTTCCCCCAAATCATCTGACATGTACCCAACTTTGCTGCGACATGTGTGTATTTGTTAGgggttgtcgatgttttaccaccgatagcctgccacgggggtatccgggacagttgttcgggcttcggcaaatagtggaactcggcggttacgcaaagagactcaggatttatactggttcaggccctcaacttggtcgagtaataaccttacgtccagttcggcgttagcctgtttacatcgtattgctttgagtattgggtgtgTTCCGTCTTTTTTTACAAGGGATATCcccaccagccctttatagttcaggtgctgagaggagttgtttgtgttctactcggatacaaggtcagagtcctaagctatgcttcgggcgcatttccttgtatagtccgaattggagttttggtcttgcacgttgctttgctccgtgctcttcttggcgattgggctgtggaTCTTGTTACTaaggcccacttccctatagtatggtctatggggggcccgtagggttccccatcgacaaacccccgagcatttcatgattgagcttcaagggccgagttgttgtagacttaattcgggttcttcttgaagtgaaatcttgagatggtcttctttgattcttcttctgactgatgtgcacttttgccgaaaaagtgcactcagtgagtgcagcccccgagcctcagctgTTTGGCACAAAAAGCTAGAGTGTCTTTCTGTCTTGATgtcctccgagttcttttcctttgagtgcagcgagtgtaatttttagcccccgagcctcttgttttttgatacaaaaagctggagggtcaaaaaattgAAAATGTATTTTTCTGTGGTGGGTACTTAcagccccgagccttctccgggttcttttCTTTCGaaaagaaatcggatgaagggtcttgatgtgttgtcgtttgttgtagtcttgagttcttgtattcttggtccttcgtCTTTAAatccgagcccccgggcgtagttgaagcgaatgccgaacCCCCGAGCTTAGTCTTTGACTAAGCCATGACGTTCttctgagttgtttttattcatccaggtcgtttctagacttctctggttcttgatgtacctcttccaggttgtttgcacttcgtctaggttctttctgaacttgtatgtacctcatccgggttgttttctgatcactccaggttcttttttgtcttgatttctgttcccaacttgtctgggttgtttttcttcaatatgggttctttctgatcttgactTGATCTCTGTCTCTCCTTGTTGGGGttcttttctgatcaatccgggttctttctaagcttgtcttggttcttgccgcaccttgtcggggttcttttttgatcaatctgggttctttctaagcttgtcttggttcttgccgtacctcatcggggttctttttttatcaaaccaggttgtttcttgacttatctgagtaaagtagctctcaggagcgtgttttttcctgatctcatggtacagatgtagctttccttctttgttggttgtggttccgccttgagtaggaaattctttcttcaattctttcctcattcgtagatatgctgctgtgtgaggttgagcagccgCCGGGCTTTTGTATACTTGATAACTTTCGCGTTGGTAGTTAGAAGAGTTCTTTTGATGTGGCTTCCATGCTTGCTCTATCTGCCTATGGAGGGTTGCAACCTCGAATTCCACTGGGTTCTTTGCTGCCACTCTAGAATgatctcctttgctttctttgttGAATTTATCAAATCTTGTACTCCATTGTAATCTCAATGTTCTCCGAGTGAAAGAAATAATGAATGAGATGGTTTCTGCTGGAGGCCTAGTTGTCTATTACTATATCTgagttcttcttgtcttctgatAGATGG
Above is a genomic segment from Miscanthus floridulus cultivar M001 chromosome 3, ASM1932011v1, whole genome shotgun sequence containing:
- the LOC136541731 gene encoding uncharacterized protein translates to MGAAGLLLGDAASLGAHHAIRRRRTHLCLRNWASKPLPRAPVWPGAAARVSRNRDDRRGHVARFAASASGGGDEPGELSEDEAQRQWEAELNRRLKEAEEMEELERTAEQLQSQAAAEAPEESEEEKRERVRRELQKVAKEQAERRETAKQMFELGQRAYGKGMYGRSIEFLEGALTIIRPSSLLGGEIQIWLAMAYEANRRHTDCIALYKELESSHPMINIRRQAAELRYILEAPKLKISNDEVVTIPQIGSSWDWYAGTWSDKIKEQEDRKRKMIAASNQVQPSPNIFGDFSFLRLPNEWKKSAWVIVTLWVLLIGTAIYLQT